The following proteins come from a genomic window of Dysidea avara chromosome 12, odDysAvar1.4, whole genome shotgun sequence:
- the LOC136240378 gene encoding uncharacterized protein yields MDDLNEPQIDLDKIRESRLERTREVMKELDHDIAVSVLPETHEETRLSEEDELETKAAICIQKHFRGYLGRKQYRNRLFEQFEKDEEERLRKQKLQTEEAELLVETARLQLEAEEDDSIHRNKQRMLNVCATRIQRAWKDYAARKSTNGNYKGVSFEEEVFRATGLKVDELIGVHITSTISDQSDVRIDAFENPSILHDNSSDNEECHTETEDSNLITADLMETQHDVEDIKTNDDINLATQKNDKRVRFTLPTSEEGKNTEGYSRDTKAKHSVNEESVTNDGTSTVEKMTGYLDDRGDFILSHSSVPDKIPVEQIHQMGYMQLRELKCSLETILGTLSDELVSELQHRERLQAHNESMLEKIQNLSRLVQAQHKLVQKRPRIKS; encoded by the exons ATGGACGACCTAAACGAACCACAAATAGACTTGGATAAAATTAGGGAGTCCAGATTGGAAAGGACGAGAGAAGTTATGAAG GAGCTTGATCACGATATTGCTGTTTCCGTGTTGCCTGAAACTCATGAAGAAACGAGGTTATCAGAAGAAGATGAATTAGAGACCAAAGCCGCCATATGTATACAGAAACATTTTAGAGGGTATTTAGGCAGAAAACAATACAGAAATAGATTATTTGAACAATTTGAAAAG GATGAAGAAGAACGATTAAGAAAACAGAAACTGCAAACTGAAGAAGCTGAACTACTGGTTGAAAC AGCTAGGCTACAGTTAGAAGCTGAGGAGGATGATTCCATTCATAGAAACAAGCAGAGAATGTTGAATGTCTGTGCAACAAG AATTCAGCGAGCTTGGAAGGACTATGCAGCCCGTAAGTCTACGAATGGCAATTATAAAGGAGTATCATTCGAAGAGGAAGTGTTTCGAGCTACtggtttgaaagttgatgagctaATTGGTGTCCACATTACAAGTACTATATCAGACCAATCAGATGTGAGAATTGATGCATTTGAAAACCCCTCCATTTTACATGACAACAGTTCTGACAATGAAGAATGCCACACAGAAACAGAAGACAGTAACTTAATTACTGCAGACCTCATGGAAACCCAACATGATGTAGAAGACATTAAAACTAATGATGACATTAATCTGGCTACCCAGAAAAATGATAAAAGGGTTAGATTTACTTTACCAACAAGTGAAGAAGGGAAAAACACAGAAGGATATTCAAGAGATACAAAGGCAAAACACAGTGTCAATGAAGAATCTGTAACTAATGATGGAACATCTACTGTTGAAAAAATGACAGGATATCTAGATGACAGAGGTGATTTTATTTTGTCACACAGTTCAGTGCCAGACAAAATTCCAGTTGAACAAATACATCAAATGGGATATATGCAACTGAGAGAATTAAAGTGTAGCTTGGAGACCATACTTGGCA CACTTTCAGATGAGCTGGTCAGTGAACTACAACACAGAGAGAGATTACAGGCACATAATGAATCCATGTTGGAGAAAATTCAGAATTTATCACG ATTAGTCCAAGCACAGCACAAGTTAGTGCAGAAAAGACCAAGGATCAAATCATAG